The following nucleotide sequence is from Stigmatopora nigra isolate UIUO_SnigA chromosome 8, RoL_Snig_1.1, whole genome shotgun sequence.
AAGTTCCCCTTGCCCAAGACCATCTGGGACGGTGAGGAGACGGTTTACTGCTTCAAGGAGAAGTCGCGAAACGCCCTCAAGGAATGCTACAAGAGCAACAGGTACCCCACGCCGGACGAGAAGAAGAACCTGGCCAAAGTCACCGGGCTGTCCCTCACGCAGGTCAGCAATTGGTTCAAGAACCGTAGGCAGAGGGACAGGACCCCGCCCGGAACACACTGCAAAAGGCAAGACGaaacgcacgcgcacacacacaacacaaacaTACACGCACACGCAACAGGGCTCCTTATAATCGACCTCCATTTGttggcgtgtgtgtttgtgtgagagaACAAAGACGGCAGAAAAGTCGAAAGGAGTTGACAGCCGAGCGTGTTGCTTTGTTGTGAAATGTGAGAAGCGGAGTGGGCGAGTGACCCCCCAAAACAACACCTCGTACTCGGATTGGCACTTGCCTGTTACACGGTAGGAAGGTTGGTAGGACAAATATGCCAATCgatggaattgaattgaattaagattggtactttttaaaaaaacatacaaatatagGGTTAGCTTTGGACAATGAGTTTGTTTATCCATgttaaaatttagttttttactgCTTCTCGGGCAAGtgacttttgttaaaaaaaattggatgtgTGGTgcggtggaaaagtggttagcgcgttgggcCAAACGGTggaggatctgggttcaaacccacctgtgtggagtttgcatgttctgcgtgggttttctccgggtactctgctttcctgaTTGGATGCTCCAAATTGCCCTTTGGTATgagagtgagcgtgaatggttgtttgtctctttgtggcctgaagtcagctgggataggcttcagcaccccctgcaatcctagtgaggataaagcagttcagaaaattagatgagaattTTGTTACACGAACTTGACTTTGGTTACCAACATGTcaacaaattagaaaaaaaaacacaatattacaTCATGGCATCAACAGATAACCTCATTGTGGTTAACTGTCTCATGACGCTATTTTCTTATCTTGACCAAAAATATAAATGGCAGTTTATCCAATACAGTGCATGATTTGCAATTCAATTTCATTTTGGGAGAGTTCAGTTGTTGAATTTGCACATCGGGTTGCAATTCAAACAATGTCTTAGCACTTTCAAGGCCTGAATGCTAAGCATCACTGTCTGAATTGAGCAAAAATGTCGGATGGCCTCCCAATGTTAGCATTATTTAGAAAATACACTTGTTCGGTCGCCTCCTGAAACATGCTTATCTATTGTTTATCCCTGCGGTGTTTCAGCGAGTCCGATGGAAACCACAGCAGCGACGACGAGGCGAGCGTCTCCAACGACGCGGCGGATAAAGCAGACGAGCCCGCCGTCGCCAAGGCGTCTGTCATCTCACTATCGGCGCTCAACTGCGCCCAGGGTAGCCAACTCATTGTCAACGGTTCCGGCAGCTTCTTGGCGTCTCCCCAACCGTTACTTTTCAACGGAAACTCTCTCATCTCCAGTAGCGGTGGCGGCGTTATCATCAACGGGCTAAACTTGGGGGATTGCCAAAAAGTCACCCTGAGCCAGGTGTCCGGCTCGCCTTTGATCCTGAAtggaacccaggtcctcagCAAGCAAACCCCGTCCGCGGTCGATCGACTACTTTCCTCCATGGACGCCAAAGTACGCGGTCTTCCCTCGGTCGTCCTCAACACAAACGCCTCGCCAGTCTCCAACCCGACATCAGTCATCACAGTCCCCGCGCAAGCCAAGAACCGCGGTAGCGACGCGGTGGATTTCATGGACGGACCCGAAAACCTGATCAAAGAAGAAAGAGCCTCTTCAATCTTGCCAAGCAGCCTTCCCTCTCTGGCCCTCTCGCAAACCCCCCAGAGCCAGGAGGTAGTGGTAACACCCGCAGCCTTGCCCATTTCAAGCTCCGGCGCCTCCCTTTCAAGTAAGCAAGAGGATTACCTCATCTTTGCCACTTCGGCTCCTCAGCTAAGCCCTCCCAGCGCTCTGGTCAACACCGTTCAATCGAACCCTCAGGTGTTTTCCCTGCCCCAGGTCGTTCCTTCCATCCAGGGCATACCAGTGTCCCAGCTGGTTCAGCACTCCTCCGTCGGACCGGTTTCCCAGTGTCCTCAGTTGGTCCCGGTTTCCCCACTGGCTGGACCGGCCATCAACTACCCAAGCCTTGTGACAACGTCCAGACGGGCAGATCCCCCTCCACCCTCGACCGCTGCTTCCATCTCGCAGGTCCCACCTGAAGTGACGGCCCAGTTGGGAACCCAAGCCATCGACCCCTTACCAGGCAAACTGGCAACACCTCAGGTCATTTCCATCACTTCGCCCACCAACGCGGGAGCCCAGTTAGTCCCCGTTTCTATGCCCCAGCTGGTACCGGTCCCGTCCGGCCCAACGTCGAGCGCCATCTCATTTCCCCAGGTAGTTCCGGCTAGTCCCTCTCTGTCCATGACCTCGGCCGGAGTACCCGTGCAAATCCTGACATCGGCTGGCGGCGGGATGAATCAAAGTCCTCTGAGGATAAACCAAGTGAGACCCATTCAGAGTGTGGCTCCAGCTCCAGCGACCGGCGTGTCCCCTGGGATGCATCTACTCAACTCCAGTGTCATTCAGCTGCCTTCTACACCTCAAGGTAGAGTCTCAATTTCATACTTGAAATCTAAAGGTTGACCTTCAGGCATCATCCGATAGCCAAATAACTCTAATCCGTTTCCCTTTCTGTGCATTTCCATAGGTAACCTTGTCCTGGGTGGAAGCCCTTATCTAAGCGTCCAACAAGGCAAGCTAATCCTGACCATTCCGGCTGGCTTCCAACTCACCAGTTTGCCTCTGAAACCGGTTTCGGAGCCCCTCGCCAACGGGCTGAACACGGGCCTCATGCCTTCGAACATTCCGGTCGCCTCCCAGCTCGTGGCCCCCCCAGAGCAGCCCGCCAACGTCCTGGCGACGCCCCCTTTGAACTTCCTCAACCCACCCGCCCTGTTCTACGCCGCCGAGACCGGTAGCGCCGGCGCCCAGACGTCAGCCGTTTCCTCCCCCGCCGCGCCGGAGCCTATGGCCACCCCGACCACGCCGCACGCGCTTTCCCCGGAGAGCATG
It contains:
- the six5 gene encoding homeobox protein SIX5, encoding MASLSPESSEQNGNGEEEPAASATSTAATSADDEKDADQVAERLLQTFQLSAVSFSTEQVSCLCEALLQAGNVDRLWRFLSTIHPSSELLRGNETLLKAQALVAFHKEHFKELYALLESHDFQPCNHVFLQDLYLRARYKEAERSRGRSLGAVDKYRLRKKFPLPKTIWDGEETVYCFKEKSRNALKECYKSNRYPTPDEKKNLAKVTGLSLTQVSNWFKNRRQRDRTPPGTHCKSESDGNHSSDDEASVSNDAADKADEPAVAKASVISLSALNCAQGSQLIVNGSGSFLASPQPLLFNGNSLISSSGGGVIINGLNLGDCQKVTLSQVSGSPLILNGTQVLSKQTPSAVDRLLSSMDAKVRGLPSVVLNTNASPVSNPTSVITVPAQAKNRGSDAVDFMDGPENLIKEERASSILPSSLPSLALSQTPQSQEVVVTPAALPISSSGASLSSKQEDYLIFATSAPQLSPPSALVNTVQSNPQVFSLPQVVPSIQGIPVSQLVQHSSVGPVSQCPQLVPVSPLAGPAINYPSLVTTSRRADPPPPSTAASISQVPPEVTAQLGTQAIDPLPGKLATPQVISITSPTNAGAQLVPVSMPQLVPVPSGPTSSAISFPQVVPASPSLSMTSAGVPVQILTSAGGGMNQSPLRINQVRPIQSVAPAPATGVSPGMHLLNSSVIQLPSTPQGNLVLGGSPYLSVQQGKLILTIPAGFQLTSLPLKPVSEPLANGLNTGLMPSNIPVASQLVAPPEQPANVLATPPLNFLNPPALFYAAETGSAGAQTSAVSSPAAPEPMATPTTPHALSPESMLALSPMYGGGATPNSHLSQASWSPLPLSTSAALNLFDGRGKADLPVDPALLGLAGGDALLLGSPSPEQDGGSPLEHPDEMSGDGKILTQLQSVPVDDELGL